Proteins encoded in a region of the Parerythrobacter aestuarii genome:
- the dinB gene encoding DNA polymerase IV gives MGMDGGDDFSDDDEADGLRKVIHVDMDAFFASVEQRDNPELRGKPVAVGGAGGRGVVAAASYEARKFGVKSAMPSVTAKRLCPDLIFVRHRFDAYKEASARIREIFRHYTPHVEPLSLDEAYLDVTDDLRGVGSATRTAQLIRERIKAETRLTASAGVSYNKFLAKLASDQNKPDGLCIIKPGEGAAFVQSLPIRRFHGVGPKGAEKMAKLGIETGADLAKKDLGWLRQHFGSFGDYLYRAARGIDLRPVRANRIRKSVGGERTFSTDQHEPDELRETLERITGIVWDSIERTKARGRTVTLKMKYNDFRTVTRAHSVPHYVEGREEFAQISRDLLEAQLPLPLPIRLMGLTLSNLEQEAEKQAERSERSSGQLPLF, from the coding sequence ATGGGCATGGATGGCGGCGATGACTTCAGCGACGACGATGAGGCCGATGGCCTGCGCAAGGTCATCCATGTCGACATGGATGCCTTCTTTGCCAGCGTCGAGCAGCGCGACAATCCGGAGCTGCGCGGCAAGCCGGTGGCGGTTGGTGGGGCTGGTGGACGTGGCGTTGTAGCGGCGGCCAGCTACGAAGCGCGCAAATTCGGGGTCAAGAGCGCGATGCCCTCGGTTACCGCCAAGCGGCTGTGCCCCGACCTGATCTTTGTCCGCCACCGCTTCGATGCGTACAAGGAGGCATCGGCCAGGATCCGCGAGATCTTTCGCCATTACACCCCGCACGTCGAGCCGCTGAGCCTCGACGAAGCCTATCTCGATGTGACCGACGACTTGCGCGGGGTGGGTTCGGCCACCCGAACCGCGCAGTTGATCCGCGAGCGCATCAAGGCGGAAACCAGGCTCACCGCCAGCGCCGGGGTCAGCTACAACAAGTTCCTCGCCAAGCTCGCCAGCGACCAGAACAAGCCCGATGGACTATGCATTATCAAGCCTGGCGAAGGCGCGGCGTTCGTGCAGTCACTGCCGATCCGGCGCTTCCATGGGGTCGGACCCAAGGGAGCGGAGAAAATGGCGAAGTTGGGAATCGAGACGGGGGCCGACCTGGCAAAGAAGGACCTCGGCTGGCTACGGCAGCACTTCGGCAGCTTCGGCGACTATCTCTATCGCGCCGCGCGCGGGATCGACTTGAGGCCGGTGCGTGCCAACCGCATCCGCAAGTCGGTCGGTGGCGAACGTACCTTCTCGACAGACCAGCACGAACCCGACGAGCTGCGCGAAACGCTGGAACGGATCACCGGGATCGTGTGGGACAGCATCGAGCGCACCAAAGCGCGTGGGCGGACTGTCACGCTGAAAATGAAGTACAACGACTTTCGCACTGTCACCCGCGCACATTCCGTGCCGCACTACGTCGAAGGCCGGGAAGAATTCGCGCAGATCTCGCGTGACCTGCTGGAAGCGCAATTGCCGCTTCCCTTGCCGATCCGCCTGATGGGGCTGACGCTCTCCAACCTCGAGCAGGAAGCGGAGAAGCAGGCCGAACGTTCCGAACGTTCGAGCGGCCAGTTGCCGCTCTTCTAA
- a CDS encoding multidrug effflux MFS transporter: MIHTITSSEGPPRTIRRLEFVALMAAVMSLGALAIDAMLPALDEIAATFGVDDPNRRQLVVGVYLLAGGVGCLVPGSFADHFGRTRVLMVVLCCYIVTSLLCAVAPTYEALLGIRIAQGFLVAGLGVLPAAIIRDRFEGDAMARLMSTIFIVFMVVPVLAPSMGQWVLNVAQWPWVFVAMAIAAALVMLWAWLRLPETLAIEDRDPLDFRSVFHNLPLTFRTREAVGYVFGSGLTFGAMFGYINSAQQLIGEHFGAGDDFPIIFGATASTLAVSSFANSRIVENFGARRVSHTALCVFIAVSAAQVWAAFYHGGSLELFIPLMSANLCLLGFMGANFGSIAMQPFQHAAGAASSAQGFVRMSLGAGVGILIGQAYDGTARTLAVALLSCSIASLCLILFSERGVLFRRPRDARRYLALHDVLHD; the protein is encoded by the coding sequence ATGATCCATACGATCACTTCCAGTGAAGGCCCGCCGCGGACCATAAGGAGGCTCGAATTCGTTGCCCTGATGGCGGCGGTCATGAGCCTTGGCGCGCTGGCCATCGACGCCATGTTGCCCGCGCTCGACGAGATCGCGGCGACATTCGGCGTGGACGATCCCAACCGTCGCCAGCTGGTGGTAGGTGTCTATCTTCTGGCCGGTGGTGTCGGATGCCTGGTGCCAGGCTCATTCGCCGACCACTTCGGGCGCACCCGTGTTCTGATGGTGGTGCTCTGCTGCTACATCGTCACTTCGCTGCTGTGTGCGGTCGCCCCAACCTATGAAGCGCTGTTGGGTATCCGCATTGCGCAAGGGTTCCTCGTTGCGGGTCTGGGCGTGTTGCCTGCGGCGATCATCCGGGACCGCTTCGAAGGCGATGCCATGGCGCGCCTGATGTCGACCATCTTCATCGTCTTCATGGTGGTGCCGGTGTTGGCACCCAGCATGGGGCAGTGGGTCCTCAATGTTGCGCAATGGCCTTGGGTCTTCGTGGCGATGGCGATCGCAGCGGCTTTGGTGATGTTATGGGCATGGCTCCGCTTGCCGGAAACACTGGCGATCGAGGATCGCGATCCGCTCGATTTCAGGAGCGTGTTTCATAACCTGCCGCTCACTTTCCGCACGCGCGAGGCAGTCGGCTACGTCTTTGGTAGTGGCCTCACCTTCGGGGCCATGTTCGGCTATATCAATTCGGCCCAGCAGCTGATCGGCGAACACTTTGGGGCGGGTGACGATTTCCCGATCATCTTCGGTGCGACAGCCTCTACGCTGGCAGTCTCCAGCTTCGCCAATTCGCGCATTGTCGAGAACTTCGGTGCCCGGCGTGTGTCGCATACCGCGCTCTGCGTGTTCATCGCGGTTTCGGCAGCGCAAGTGTGGGCAGCGTTCTACCATGGCGGCTCGCTGGAGCTGTTCATCCCTTTGATGTCGGCAAACCTGTGCCTGCTCGGCTTCATGGGGGCCAATTTCGGCTCAATCGCCATGCAGCCGTTCCAGCATGCGGCTGGAGCAGCAAGCTCGGCACAGGGCTTCGTGCGAATGTCGTTGGGAGCCGGGGTCGGGATCCTGATCGGCCAGGCTTATGATGGTACGGCGCGGACGCTGGCGGTCGCGCTGCTGAGCTGCAGCATCGCTTCACTGTGCCTGATCCTGTTCAGCGAACGCGGCGTGCTGTTCCGAAGGCCCCGCGATGCAAGGCGCTATCTCGCCTTGCATGACGTGTTGCACGATTGA
- a CDS encoding 6-phosphogluconolactonase yields MADVTIIENADTTRIADWLERRLAVALEQVGDRVAITIPGGSTPFPILADLVTRDLDFSRLEIWPNDDRIVPEDHEASNTGKMRTLLEPVGGHIVPLAEDAKPPHFALCWLGMGPDGHIASLFPNTQPSVDDPLAVRRLTPDPLPPHAPFDRITLTIPSLLDSDAILFSLGGAEDKRAVFETATRGEHDLPVARLLGAAQQKVTCFT; encoded by the coding sequence ATGGCAGACGTGACGATCATTGAGAACGCCGATACCACCCGCATCGCCGACTGGCTGGAGCGGCGATTGGCTGTGGCGCTTGAGCAAGTGGGTGATCGCGTGGCCATCACCATCCCGGGCGGCTCGACCCCGTTCCCGATCCTGGCCGATCTCGTCACTCGCGACCTGGATTTCAGCCGCCTCGAGATCTGGCCCAACGATGATCGCATCGTGCCGGAAGATCATGAGGCCTCCAACACCGGCAAGATGCGCACGCTGCTGGAGCCTGTCGGTGGTCATATCGTTCCGTTGGCCGAAGATGCCAAACCGCCGCATTTCGCGCTTTGCTGGCTGGGTATGGGACCGGACGGGCACATCGCTTCGCTTTTCCCCAACACCCAGCCATCGGTCGACGACCCCCTGGCGGTGCGGCGACTGACGCCCGATCCACTTCCCCCGCATGCCCCTTTTGACCGGATCACGCTGACCATTCCCAGCCTGCTCGACAGCGATGCGATACTGTTCTCGCTTGGCGGCGCGGAGGACAAACGCGCAGTCTTCGAAACTGCGACACGTGGAGAACACGATTTGCCGGTTGCGCGTTTGCTCGGAGCGGCGCAGCAGAAGGTGACATGCTTCACCTGA
- a CDS encoding nuclear transport factor 2 family protein, which yields MRGNPFIAGLALAVAASPVSADVYVTEEMAVIAGANGFMDAIANSDRTVLAEHMLPEAVIFVHNQMDPANPRIDIVPAAKHLENWAKRTADYVESMKYSDILISGDMAQVWGPYSFTANGTLTHCGINSMSMVRMDDGSWKVGNVSFTMVAPERCGEVGAGWIDGDDS from the coding sequence ATGAGAGGAAACCCCTTTATCGCAGGCCTTGCGCTTGCTGTCGCTGCGTCGCCCGTATCGGCCGATGTCTATGTCACCGAGGAAATGGCGGTCATCGCCGGAGCCAATGGCTTCATGGACGCGATCGCCAATTCCGACCGTACCGTGCTGGCCGAACACATGCTGCCGGAGGCAGTTATCTTCGTGCACAACCAGATGGACCCGGCCAACCCGCGCATTGATATTGTCCCGGCGGCCAAGCACCTGGAAAACTGGGCCAAGCGCACTGCGGACTACGTCGAGTCCATGAAATACTCCGACATCCTCATTAGCGGGGACATGGCGCAGGTGTGGGGTCCCTACAGCTTCACTGCAAATGGCACGCTGACCCATTGCGGGATCAATTCGATGAGCATGGTGCGGATGGACGACGGCAGCTGGAAGGTCGGCAATGTCAGCTTCACCATGGTCGCGCCTGAGCGCTGTGGCGAAGTGGGTGCCGGCTGGATCGACGGCGATGATAGCTAA
- a CDS encoding NUDIX hydrolase, producing MLHLIPAPVHRMLLPIAFRVRHVWRKFAKPQLTGCAVIVSDHEGSILLMRHSYGPRVWALPGGGVARGEDPAAAAQREIFEEVGIELSRLSLVTVLEDTISGAPNTTHLFAATTDQYPRADRREVLEAKFFPRHSLPEPQGTQTRVRLDVWRETLQR from the coding sequence ATGCTTCACCTGATTCCCGCACCCGTCCATCGTATGTTGTTGCCGATCGCCTTTCGCGTGCGGCATGTCTGGCGCAAGTTTGCCAAACCGCAATTGACGGGTTGCGCCGTCATCGTTTCCGACCACGAAGGCTCGATCCTGCTGATGCGGCACAGCTACGGCCCGCGCGTCTGGGCATTGCCTGGCGGCGGGGTCGCCAGGGGCGAAGATCCGGCTGCAGCGGCCCAGCGCGAGATTTTCGAGGAAGTAGGGATCGAGCTGAGCCGTCTGTCACTGGTTACCGTGCTGGAGGATACGATCTCAGGAGCGCCCAACACCACGCACCTGTTCGCTGCGACAACCGACCAGTATCCACGGGCCGATCGCCGCGAAGTGCTGGAAGCGAAGTTCTTCCCGCGCCATTCATTGCCAGAGCCGCAAGGAACGCAGACCCGGGTGCGGCTCGACGTGTGGCGCGAAACCTTGCAGCGCTGA
- a CDS encoding acetyl/propionyl/methylcrotonyl-CoA carboxylase subunit alpha, which yields MIAKLLIANRGEIACRIIRTARAMGIATVAVYSDADAKALHVRSADEAVHIGPSPASESYLVGEKIIAAAKQTGADAIHPGYGFLSENSGFAQAVIDAGLIWVGPKPSSIEAMGLKDAAKKLMREAGVPVTPGYEGEDQSVERLKSEADAIGYPVLIKAVAGGGGKGMRKVDAAADFEAALESCKREAKASFTNDEVLLEKWITSPRHIEVQVFGDSHGNVVHLFERDCSLQRRHQKVIEEAPAPGMDEATREEICAAAVRAAKAVDYDGAGTIEFIADASEGLRADRIFFMEMNTRLQVEHPVTEEITGVDLVEWQLRVASGEPIPLKQEELSINGWAMEARLYAEDPAKGFLPSTGRLDRYNLPDTDYRVDSGVEQHSTISPFYDPMIAKVIVHEHDRDEAINSMLAALEGTMVWPVKSNAGFLYRAANSPTFKSGEFTTGFIEKEGESLIPSTEPDEEVLGQGARRLIEDYGDDWYHSRDNELLEGFRLNASPKRSLLVQVDGKNFEVAKVPFLGGDTYTSTSTPDAAMVTKNGQSFEVRLPSFEGAHASAADGAILAPMPGKVIAVDVAEGDSVTAGQRLMVLEAMKMEHSLTAPFDGTVTGLTASEGGQVQVEAVLCVVEPAEED from the coding sequence ATGATAGCTAAGCTCCTGATCGCCAATCGCGGCGAGATCGCCTGCCGCATCATCCGCACCGCGCGCGCCATGGGGATTGCGACGGTGGCGGTCTATTCGGATGCCGATGCCAAGGCGCTGCATGTGCGTTCAGCCGATGAAGCGGTGCATATCGGGCCGTCGCCTGCGTCCGAGAGCTACCTTGTTGGCGAAAAGATCATCGCGGCGGCGAAGCAGACCGGGGCGGATGCGATCCATCCGGGCTATGGCTTCCTGTCGGAGAATTCCGGGTTCGCGCAGGCGGTGATCGATGCCGGGCTGATCTGGGTCGGCCCCAAGCCATCGAGCATCGAAGCCATGGGCCTCAAGGACGCCGCCAAGAAGCTGATGCGCGAAGCGGGTGTGCCGGTGACGCCCGGCTATGAAGGCGAGGACCAGTCGGTAGAGCGTCTCAAGTCAGAGGCCGACGCGATCGGCTATCCCGTGCTGATCAAGGCGGTCGCGGGCGGCGGCGGCAAGGGGATGCGCAAGGTCGACGCGGCAGCGGACTTTGAAGCCGCCCTCGAAAGCTGCAAGCGCGAGGCCAAGGCCAGCTTCACGAATGACGAAGTGCTGCTCGAAAAGTGGATCACCTCGCCCCGCCATATCGAGGTGCAGGTGTTCGGCGACAGCCACGGCAATGTCGTCCACCTGTTCGAACGCGACTGCTCGCTCCAGCGCCGCCACCAGAAGGTGATCGAGGAAGCCCCCGCCCCCGGCATGGACGAGGCGACCCGCGAGGAAATCTGCGCCGCCGCCGTGCGCGCCGCCAAGGCGGTCGATTATGATGGCGCAGGCACGATCGAATTCATCGCCGACGCGAGCGAAGGCCTGCGCGCCGACCGCATCTTCTTCATGGAGATGAACACGCGGCTGCAGGTGGAACACCCGGTGACCGAAGAGATCACCGGGGTGGATCTCGTGGAGTGGCAGCTGCGGGTGGCGAGCGGCGAACCGATTCCGCTGAAGCAGGAGGAGCTATCGATCAACGGCTGGGCGATGGAAGCGCGCCTCTATGCGGAAGACCCGGCGAAGGGGTTCCTGCCAAGCACAGGACGGTTGGATCGCTACAACCTGCCTGACACAGATTACCGCGTCGACTCCGGTGTCGAACAACACTCGACGATCTCACCGTTTTACGACCCAATGATCGCAAAAGTTATCGTTCATGAGCATGATCGCGACGAAGCGATTAACTCAATGCTCGCCGCACTCGAAGGAACGATGGTCTGGCCCGTCAAATCGAACGCGGGCTTCCTCTACCGCGCAGCTAACTCCCCCACCTTCAAATCAGGAGAGTTCACAACGGGCTTCATTGAGAAAGAGGGGGAAAGCCTCATTCCGTCGACTGAACCTGATGAGGAAGTCTTGGGCCAAGGTGCCCGTCGCCTGATCGAAGACTACGGTGACGACTGGTATCACAGTCGCGACAATGAACTCCTTGAGGGTTTCCGCCTCAACGCAAGTCCGAAACGTAGTCTGCTCGTTCAAGTCGACGGGAAGAACTTCGAAGTCGCGAAGGTGCCGTTTTTGGGTGGCGACACGTACACATCTACATCGACGCCAGATGCCGCAATGGTCACCAAGAATGGGCAAAGCTTCGAAGTTAGGCTCCCAAGTTTCGAAGGCGCCCACGCCTCCGCCGCCGACGGCGCGATCCTCGCTCCGATGCCGGGCAAGGTCATTGCGGTCGATGTGGCCGAGGGCGACAGCGTCACCGCAGGCCAGCGGCTGATGGTGCTCGAGGCGATGAAGATGGAACACTCCCTCACCGCGCCGTTCGACGGGACCGTGACCGGGCTTACCGCCAGCGAAGGCGGGCAGGTGCAGGTCGAGGCGGTGCTGTGCGTGGTGGAGCCTGCGGAGGAGGACTGA
- a CDS encoding SDR family oxidoreductase yields the protein MKFADGHAAIVTGGASGLGNASARALAEQGFKVAIFDINTDEGPAKAEEIGGTFHHVNIMDEQAVVDGFEAARAAHGQERLTVHCAMASQRGKTISWDKENGCYKKLPTEHYAFGAEGILTSSFRIASHSALGMANSDPITEDGERGAIILTASVAAQDGQIGQVIYGSCKSGVNGLVLPMARDLMDIGIRVNSIMPGIFATPLMLGMKDRNPQMWDQLNASVPFPKRLGHPEEFASLVLEIARNGYINGHQFRLDGAIRMPPK from the coding sequence ATGAAATTCGCAGACGGTCATGCCGCCATTGTCACCGGCGGTGCATCCGGCCTCGGCAATGCCAGCGCCAGGGCGCTCGCCGAGCAGGGCTTCAAGGTCGCCATTTTCGATATCAACACCGATGAAGGCCCCGCCAAGGCCGAGGAAATCGGCGGCACGTTCCACCACGTCAACATCATGGACGAGCAGGCTGTGGTCGACGGGTTCGAGGCTGCCCGCGCCGCGCATGGGCAGGAACGGCTGACCGTTCATTGCGCCATGGCGAGCCAGCGCGGCAAGACCATCAGCTGGGACAAGGAAAACGGTTGCTACAAGAAGCTGCCGACCGAACACTATGCGTTTGGCGCGGAAGGCATCCTGACCTCCAGCTTCCGTATCGCCAGCCATTCGGCGCTGGGCATGGCCAACAGCGACCCGATCACGGAGGATGGCGAGCGCGGCGCGATCATCCTGACTGCCAGTGTCGCAGCGCAAGACGGGCAGATCGGGCAGGTCATCTATGGCAGCTGCAAAAGCGGGGTGAACGGGCTGGTCCTGCCGATGGCACGCGACCTGATGGATATCGGCATACGCGTCAATTCAATCATGCCGGGCATTTTCGCCACCCCGCTGATGCTGGGGATGAAGGACCGCAATCCGCAGATGTGGGACCAACTGAACGCCAGTGTGCCCTTCCCCAAGCGGCTCGGTCATCCGGAGGAGTTCGCCTCGCTGGTGCTGGAGATCGCCCGCAACGGCTATATCAACGGCCACCAGTTCCGGCTGGATGGCGCGATCCGCATGCCGCCGAAGTAG
- a CDS encoding Dps family protein, producing MATAGDNSKTALVNELNGLLADHFALFVKTKNFHWHVTGPRFRDLHLLFDEQAIEIRDNIDMLGERVRKNGAPTLTSVGSIAGATAIKDQDDPTLAAEAMLKELHDDNVLMLDRIKKLKELAGEAGDNATDGILDDLTDQTEERIWFLRSTLQ from the coding sequence ATGGCTACCGCAGGAGATAACTCGAAGACCGCGCTTGTGAACGAACTGAACGGGTTGCTGGCCGATCACTTCGCGCTGTTCGTGAAGACCAAGAACTTCCACTGGCATGTGACGGGGCCGCGTTTCCGCGACCTGCACCTGCTGTTCGACGAGCAAGCAATCGAAATTCGCGACAATATCGACATGCTGGGTGAGCGCGTCCGCAAGAACGGTGCGCCGACGCTGACGTCCGTCGGCTCGATCGCTGGTGCGACTGCGATCAAGGACCAGGACGATCCAACCCTCGCCGCCGAGGCGATGCTCAAGGAGCTGCACGACGACAATGTGCTGATGCTCGACCGCATCAAGAAGCTGAAGGAGCTCGCTGGGGAAGCTGGTGACAACGCCACCGACGGCATTCTCGACGACCTCACCGACCAGACCGAAGAGCGGATCTGGTTCCTCAGGAGCACGCTGCAGTAA
- a CDS encoding alkaline phosphatase PhoX, translating to MSAPFQTDRRAFMTATSSAFAALIASGCSTGPRVAASATNGAGYGPLVPDPAGLLDLPAGFSYRVISRLGDAMDDGLTVPDRGDGMGCFDLGNGEIALVRNHELHPGTDPGGELASGYGRGPDGKVFPGGTTNVVLDAESLEVKRQFRSLAGTMRNCSGGITPWNSWITCEEPGSRALALAKEHGYAFEVPADAPGMVDPVPLKAMGRFNHEAACVDPVTGMVYMTEDQDDGLVYRFIPNVNGELAKGGKLQALALEKGFADASNRDGAWKTGDLYMVRWIDLDDVEAPDDDLRKRGAAAGATTFSRGEGMHMGERELFFCCTSGGQAGYGQIFRLRPGRTRVPDTLDLYFESTGPEQFNYGDNLCVAPNSHLVVCEDQYTDVVDNHLRGIDRQGRPYDLARLDRQTELAGACFSPDGKTMFVNAYSPTVTLAITGPWAS from the coding sequence ATGTCCGCCCCGTTTCAGACCGATCGCCGCGCGTTCATGACTGCGACCAGCAGCGCCTTTGCCGCCTTGATTGCGAGCGGGTGTTCGACCGGGCCGCGGGTGGCGGCATCGGCAACGAATGGTGCAGGGTATGGCCCGCTGGTGCCGGATCCTGCCGGGCTGCTCGATCTTCCGGCAGGATTTTCCTACCGCGTGATCTCCCGACTGGGCGACGCCATGGACGACGGGCTGACCGTGCCCGACCGCGGCGACGGGATGGGGTGTTTCGATCTCGGCAATGGCGAGATTGCGCTGGTCCGCAACCACGAGCTGCATCCGGGGACCGACCCGGGCGGTGAGCTGGCCAGCGGCTATGGACGCGGCCCGGACGGCAAGGTCTTCCCCGGCGGCACAACCAATGTCGTCCTTGACGCGGAGAGCCTCGAGGTGAAGCGCCAGTTCCGCTCGCTCGCCGGGACCATGCGCAATTGTTCAGGCGGGATTACCCCGTGGAACAGCTGGATCACTTGCGAAGAACCGGGATCGCGCGCGCTCGCCCTGGCCAAGGAGCATGGCTATGCTTTCGAAGTGCCGGCCGATGCGCCCGGCATGGTCGATCCGGTGCCGCTCAAGGCCATGGGCCGCTTCAACCACGAGGCCGCCTGCGTCGATCCGGTGACGGGCATGGTATACATGACCGAAGACCAGGACGACGGTCTGGTCTATCGCTTCATCCCCAATGTGAATGGCGAGCTTGCCAAGGGCGGCAAGCTGCAGGCTTTGGCGCTGGAGAAGGGGTTTGCCGATGCCAGCAACCGTGATGGGGCGTGGAAGACCGGCGATCTCTACATGGTCCGCTGGATAGATCTCGACGATGTCGAAGCACCCGACGACGACCTGCGCAAGCGCGGTGCAGCGGCGGGCGCGACAACCTTCTCGCGCGGCGAGGGGATGCACATGGGCGAGCGCGAGCTGTTCTTCTGCTGCACCAGCGGCGGCCAGGCCGGCTATGGCCAGATCTTCCGTCTCCGCCCGGGGCGCACCCGCGTCCCCGATACGCTCGACCTCTATTTCGAATCCACCGGGCCTGAGCAGTTCAACTACGGCGATAATCTGTGCGTCGCGCCCAACAGCCACCTGGTAGTGTGCGAGGACCAGTACACCGATGTCGTCGACAACCATTTGCGCGGGATCGACCGCCAAGGGCGCCCCTATGATCTGGCCCGGCTCGACCGCCAGACGGAGCTCGCCGGTGCCTGCTTCTCGCCCGACGGCAAGACGATGTTCGTCAATGCCTATAGCCCCACCGTGACGTTGGCGATCACCGGCCCCTGGGCCAGCTGA
- a CDS encoding TMEM165/GDT1 family protein, with protein MSSFLFGFALVLLVSIGARDQLLVARMDGRTGPGILVAGCIAAIASASLMAWAGDRIAHMLFPAAREMLVALALLAAVVELLWPNRSKAPKEPTHSIFAAFLVLLARQIGDAGRFLVFALAAVTALPSLVATGGALGGIAALTLGWIMGTQLEEALPLRAIRLVLAMVLAGVALFFGLTARGMI; from the coding sequence GTGTCATCCTTCCTGTTCGGCTTTGCGCTGGTGCTGCTGGTTTCGATCGGTGCGCGCGACCAGTTGCTGGTGGCCCGAATGGACGGGCGAACCGGACCGGGTATCCTTGTCGCCGGCTGCATCGCGGCGATTGCTTCTGCTTCACTGATGGCGTGGGCAGGCGACCGGATCGCCCACATGCTGTTTCCTGCCGCGCGCGAGATGCTGGTGGCGCTGGCGCTTTTGGCCGCAGTGGTGGAACTGCTGTGGCCTAACCGTAGCAAGGCCCCGAAAGAACCGACGCACTCGATCTTTGCTGCATTCCTCGTATTGCTCGCACGCCAGATCGGCGATGCGGGTCGCTTCCTCGTATTCGCGCTGGCGGCGGTGACGGCGCTTCCTTCGCTGGTGGCAACGGGCGGCGCGCTGGGGGGGATCGCCGCGCTCACGCTAGGATGGATCATGGGAACGCAGCTGGAAGAGGCCTTGCCGCTTCGCGCTATCCGGCTCGTGTTGGCGATGGTCCTCGCTGGCGTCGCGCTGTTCTTCGGGCTTACCGCGCGAGGCATGATTTAA
- a CDS encoding acyl-CoA carboxylase subunit beta: MSWAKELEELRKREELAEQMGGPEKVGRQHSRGKMDARARLAALVDDGSFREIGKIAGNATYDENGDLISVLPAPFLFGKATINGRPVVATADDFTIRGGAADAGIKRKMVQAEQMAHELKLPIIKMIDGTGGGGSVKTLEMIGATYIPAVPGWGDTVKNLDTVPVVALALGPTAGLGAARIVASHYSIMVKGLSQIFAAGPAVVDGLGEQYKSAADHQQAKEELGGSDIHTRNGVVDDEVSSEAEAFARARHFLSFMPEHVGQLARRSLCTDPVHRREEALLSLVPREEKQVYSMRRCLDMVFDQGTVFEIGRMWGRTAITALARLDGWPVFVLASDPSYLGGSWDAKTSEKVERFVKLADQFRLPIVHLVDNPGFMIGREAEVAGTIRYGVQAMNAIYKATVPLASIVMRRAYGIAGSAMSNADRFQYRYCWPSGDWGSLPIAGGLEVAYKSELEASEDPAAELAAIRERLDKVTSPFRSAERFNVEDIIDPRDTRPLLCEFAELAWRRLESEA; the protein is encoded by the coding sequence TTGAGCTGGGCCAAGGAACTCGAGGAACTCCGCAAGCGCGAAGAACTCGCCGAGCAGATGGGCGGACCAGAGAAGGTCGGTCGCCAACACTCACGCGGCAAAATGGATGCCCGCGCCCGGCTCGCGGCGCTGGTCGATGACGGCTCCTTCCGCGAGATCGGCAAGATCGCCGGCAATGCGACCTATGACGAGAACGGCGACCTCATCAGTGTCCTCCCCGCTCCGTTCCTGTTCGGCAAGGCCACTATCAATGGCCGTCCGGTGGTCGCCACGGCAGACGATTTCACCATTCGCGGTGGCGCGGCCGACGCAGGCATCAAGCGCAAGATGGTGCAGGCCGAACAGATGGCGCACGAGCTGAAGCTGCCCATCATCAAGATGATCGACGGCACAGGAGGCGGTGGCTCGGTCAAGACACTGGAAATGATCGGCGCGACCTATATCCCTGCCGTGCCCGGATGGGGCGACACCGTGAAGAACCTCGACACCGTGCCGGTCGTGGCGCTGGCGCTGGGCCCCACAGCCGGCCTCGGAGCGGCACGCATCGTTGCAAGCCACTATTCGATTATGGTCAAGGGCTTGTCGCAGATATTCGCCGCCGGTCCTGCCGTGGTCGACGGCTTGGGCGAGCAATACAAAAGCGCCGCAGACCATCAACAAGCCAAGGAGGAACTCGGCGGCAGCGACATCCACACCCGCAACGGCGTGGTCGATGACGAGGTCTCCAGCGAAGCCGAAGCCTTCGCCCGCGCGCGGCATTTCCTCAGCTTCATGCCCGAGCATGTCGGCCAGCTGGCGCGGCGTTCGCTCTGCACCGACCCGGTCCATCGCCGCGAGGAAGCGCTGCTCAGCCTCGTCCCGCGTGAGGAGAAACAAGTCTATTCAATGCGCCGCTGCCTCGACATGGTGTTCGACCAGGGCACAGTGTTCGAAATCGGCCGCATGTGGGGCCGCACCGCCATCACTGCACTGGCCCGCCTCGATGGCTGGCCTGTATTCGTGCTCGCCAGCGATCCGAGCTATCTCGGAGGCAGCTGGGACGCCAAGACCAGCGAAAAGGTCGAGCGCTTCGTCAAGCTGGCCGACCAGTTCCGCCTGCCGATCGTCCACCTGGTCGACAACCCCGGTTTCATGATCGGGCGCGAGGCGGAGGTCGCGGGCACGATCCGTTACGGGGTGCAGGCGATGAATGCTATCTACAAGGCCACTGTCCCGCTCGCCTCGATCGTCATGCGCCGCGCCTATGGCATTGCGGGGAGCGCGATGTCGAACGCAGACCGGTTCCAGTACCGCTATTGCTGGCCCTCGGGCGACTGGGGCAGCCTGCCGATCGCGGGCGGGCTGGAGGTCGCCTACAAGTCCGAGCTGGAAGCCAGCGAAGACCCGGCGGCAGAGCTGGCCGCGATCCGCGAGCGGCTGGACAAGGTCACCTCGCCCTTCCGCAGCGCCGAGCGCTTCAATGTCGAGGACATTATCGACCCGCGCGATACGCGGCCCCTGCTGTGCGAATTCGCCGAGCTGGCCTGGCGGAGGCTGGAGAGCGAAGCCTAG